Proteins found in one Sorghum bicolor cultivar BTx623 chromosome 1, Sorghum_bicolor_NCBIv3, whole genome shotgun sequence genomic segment:
- the LOC8067113 gene encoding CDT1-like protein b, translated as MSEGDATQIDLEKGLLQMSNDDDSSSPATMHKMKVDTEDAGIKIESPTPEKLESRSKGVVVSSLARNLLAERYKDRFANQFVEDEGDTDDEDYNDSILPGVSRSHMSRSIELFEKHKDLLNLFNRMESSIRLLHLRKRMATFSNIAAQVEILTKRKLSYSHLAQMKHLFPEAIQIKRILLHDEKSLCMYADMEIILVMDVVECTSPDQSPSMAICEAFYSKLLRFLDTHHKGTDIPEATLPEPFNSRSKGQLFLEASHNGHAAEPHLQGTTEDGFSNASHFPQSFRKLMSQKVITDGAEKTQLLPDPTKLSSVSAYDMEGTNRSPIKQDKHASFTVNSEISATPSRHLISCCQEGTPKQETSESPLLVQTPAMQTPKRPLPTPLEKLEATCGHISEPRSASSARRSLNTSLKFEGGSPSYHDRMEHEAASKKEIFSEDSSSFNKSLEEKDPVFFTEDKINLADQVGTQEKMASLRSTFDIVCGISHSTKNSLITKQELFHNILANNLEIEQMGEVEEQLHILEDLAPDWISKKVINGGEILYSIEPITDQNSVRERLVEAV; from the exons ATGAGTGAGGGGGATGCTACTCAGATTGACCTTGAGAAAGGATTACTGCAAATGTCTAATGATGATGATTCGAGTAGCCCTGCAACTATGCACAAGATGAAAGTTGACACAGAAGACGCTGGAATTAAAATTGAATCACCCACTCCAGAGAAGCTTGAATCTAGAAGCAAAGGGGTTGTTGTGAGTTCGCTGGCAAGGAATTTACTTGCAGAAAGGTACAAAGATAGATTTGCAAATCAGTTCGTGGAAGATGAGGGTGACACAGATGATGAAGACTATAATGACAGTATTTTGCCTGGTGTGAGCCGTTCTCATATGTCAAGAAGCATTGAACTTTTCGAGAA ACACAAGGATTTACTGAACCTTTTTAATAGAATGGAGAGTTCTATAAGGTTGTTACACCTACGGAAGAGGATGGCTACATTTAGTAATATTGCTGCCCAGGTGGAAATACTCACAAAAAG GAAGTTATCGTACAGTCATTTGGCCCAAATGAAACATTTGTTTCCAGAAGCAATCCAGATTAAGAGGATACTTCTACATGATGAGAAAAGCCTATGCATGTATGCTGATATGGAAATCATACTTGTAATGGATGTTGTGGAATGCACAAGTCCTGATCAGTCTCCATCCATGGCAATTTGTGAGGCTTTTTACTCAAAGCTTTTGAGATTTTTGGATACTCATCATAAG GGTACAGACATTCCAGAGGCAACCTTACCAGAACCCTTTAACTCGAGGTCAAAGGGCCAGTTATTTCTTGAGGCATCACATAATGGTCATGCTGCTGAGCCACATCTGCAGGGCACCACTGAGGATGGATTCTCAAATGCTTCCCATTTTCCACAATCTTTTCGAAAGCTAATGTCCCAGAAAGTCATTACTGATGGAGCTGAAAAGACTCAATTGCTACCTgatccaacaaaactgagctctgtGAGTGCTTATGATATGGAAGGAACAAACAGAAGCCCTATAAAGCAAGACAAACATGCTTCATTTACAGTGAACTCTGAAATTTCTGCTACTCCAAGCCGTCATTTGATCTCTTGTTGTCAAGAGGGTACGCCAAAACAAGAGACCTCAGAGTCACCATTGTTGGTTCAAACACCAGCAATGCAGACACCCAAAAGGCCATTGCCAACTCCACTTGAGAAACTCGAGGCCACGTGTGGACACATTTCTGAACCACGTTCAGCCAGTTCTGCCCGCAGATCACTAAATACATCTTTAAAATTTGAAGGAGGAAGCCCTTCTTATCATGACAGAATGGAACATGAGGCTGCATCTAAAAAGGAAATTTTCTCAGAAGACTCATCTAGTTTCAACAAGTCATTAGAG GAGAAAGATCCTGTCTTCTTTACTGAAGACAAAATCAATCTGGCAGACCAAGTGGGTACCCAGGAAAAGATGGCTTCGTTACGTTCCACATTTGACATTGTCTGTGGTATTTCTCATTCGACCAAGAATTCGCTAATTACAAAACAGGAACTTTTCCACAATATTCTTGCCAACAACTTGGAGATAGAACAGATGG GTGAGGTAGAAGAGCAGCTGCATATTTTAGAGGATCTGGCTCCCGATTGGATATCTAAGAAGGTGATAAATGGAGGAGAAATACTTTACAG CATTGAACCTATAACAGATCAGAATTCAGTTCGGGAAAGGCTTGTAGAAGCTGTGTGA
- the LOC8065832 gene encoding reactive oxygen species modulator 1, translating to MAARSNNNCLAQVGAGVAVGGALGGAVGACYGTFEAFRHRIPGLLKIRYVGRATVSTAVAFGLFMGAGSLIHSGRSN from the exons ATGGCGGCGAGGAGCAACAACAACTGCCTGGCGCAGGTGGGCGCCGGAGTCGCCGTCGGCGGCGCGCTCGGCGGAGCCGTCG GTGCTTGCTATGGAACTTTTGAGGCATTCAGACACAGG ATCCCTGGGTTGCTAAAGATCAGATACGTTGGACGAGCCACTGTCAGCACTGCTGTAGCTTTCGGGCTTTTCATGGGAGCTGGTAGCTTGATTCACTCTGGGAGATCCAACTAG
- the LOC8066928 gene encoding putative ripening-related protein 5, producing MVTARAAAAMAMFLLVALSASQMASSLRPSAGLGVCRPSGYLPGRSGNCEKSNDPDCCEDGKKYPQYRCSPPVTANTKAVLTLNSFEKGKDGGGPSECDNAYHSDEEKVVALSTGWFSNMARCGHRIKITANGNSVYAKVVDECDSVEGCDEDHNFEPPCDNNIVDASPAVWDALGLDQNIGMVDITWSEE from the coding sequence ATGGTGACTGCCAGAGCTGCAGCCGCCATGGCGATGTTCCTCCTGGTGGCGCTCTCTGCTTCCCAAATGGCATCCTCCCTCCGCCCCAGCGCCGGCCTCGGCGTGTGCCGCCCCAGCGGTTACCTGCCGGGCCGGTCCGGCAACTGTGAGAAGAGTAACGACCCAGACTGCTGCGAGGACGGCAAGAAATACCCACAGTATCGCTGCTCGCCGCCGGTCACGGCCAACACCAAGGCGGTGCTCACGCTCAACAGCTTCGAGAAGGGCAAGGACGGCGGCGGTCCATCAGAGTGCGACAACGCATACCATAGTGACGAGGAGAAGGTTGTCGCGCTCTCCACGGGATGGTTCAGCAACATGGCGCGCTGCGGGCACCGCATTAAGATCACCGCGAACGGCAACTCCGTGTACGCCAAGGTGGTGGACGAGTGTGACTCCGTGGAAGGCTGTGACGAGGACCACAACTTTGAGCCGCCGTGTGACAACAACATCGTCGACGCCTCGCCGGCTGTGTGGGATGCCTTGGGGCTCGACCAGAACATTGGGATGGTGGACATCACCTGGTCCGAGGAGTGA